A genome region from Thermoanaerobacterium xylanolyticum LX-11 includes the following:
- a CDS encoding PTS mannose/fructose/sorbose/N-acetylgalactosamine transporter subunit IIC, protein MHVSISASQAAIIALWVAIVEARALGYSTLMLRFTPLMTGLVVGIVMHNVPEAMVVTAAIQLIYMGLIAPGGTLPSEPAVAASIAVPVAVMAHLDPSAAIAIAVPVGLLGSYLYSFRFLLNTFVLRLTDKYAEELNDRGLTLTIIVLPILVSLVLFFPAIFIALYKGTPLIAALIKTVTAGKLFHVLTVIGGGLPALGIALTLTVIGKRKFVVFFLLAYFMAVILKSLNVNTVTYAVLGGIMAYLYVMFTSKEADSQQI, encoded by the coding sequence ATGCATGTAAGTATTAGTGCATCACAAGCTGCAATCATTGCTTTATGGGTGGCTATAGTCGAGGCACGTGCTCTTGGTTATTCAACATTGATGCTTCGCTTCACGCCTTTGATGACAGGTCTTGTAGTAGGTATCGTCATGCACAATGTACCGGAAGCAATGGTAGTCACTGCTGCCATACAGTTAATCTACATGGGGTTAATCGCACCTGGTGGAACATTGCCAAGTGAGCCAGCAGTTGCGGCTTCTATAGCAGTTCCGGTTGCGGTTATGGCACATCTTGATCCATCAGCAGCAATTGCAATCGCAGTGCCTGTAGGACTATTAGGGTCATACTTGTATTCATTCAGATTCCTTTTGAATACGTTTGTATTACGACTTACGGATAAGTATGCGGAAGAATTAAACGATAGAGGCTTGACATTGACAATAATTGTTTTGCCTATTTTAGTGAGTCTTGTGTTGTTCTTCCCAGCTATATTTATAGCGCTTTACAAAGGAACTCCATTGATAGCAGCGTTGATAAAAACAGTCACAGCCGGCAAGCTATTCCATGTTTTGACGGTGATAGGAGGAGGACTACCTGCGTTAGGAATTGCATTGACACTAACAGTCATAGGCAAGAGAAAATTTGTCGTATTTTTCCTCTTAGCATACTTTATGGCTGTCATACTAAAATCATTAAATGTAAATACTGTAACGTACGCTGTCTTAGG
- a CDS encoding PTS sugar transporter subunit IIA, with protein MAHILKMMFFSPKRHSFADRSFSWHDFCIIEFMKDKTSHFERMMILIGILVVTHGEFGKELLKSAELILGKQEKVMCLGLNEGDDVLKLKDKVRQGIIDLDEGEGVLVLTDMFGGSPFNVTSANLKELTFNYLTGVNLPMLIEALSSRHSYDVDTLADMCYKSGIEGIRNMNKEILNK; from the coding sequence ATGGCACACATTTTGAAAATGATGTTTTTTTCTCCTAAGAGACATTCATTTGCAGATAGGTCATTTTCATGGCATGATTTTTGCATTATAGAATTTATGAAAGATAAAACATCGCATTTTGAAAGGATGATGATCTTGATAGGGATATTGGTTGTAACACACGGTGAGTTTGGTAAGGAATTATTAAAAAGTGCTGAGTTAATATTGGGAAAACAAGAAAAAGTTATGTGTTTGGGATTAAATGAAGGTGATGATGTTTTAAAACTAAAAGATAAAGTAAGGCAAGGCATCATTGATCTTGATGAAGGAGAAGGTGTGTTGGTCTTGACAGATATGTTTGGGGGAAGTCCTTTTAATGTGACATCAGCTAACTTAAAGGAATTGACCTTTAATTATTTGACAGGAGTAAATTTACCTATGCTTATTGAAGCATTATCGTCAAGGCATAGCTATGATGTTGATACATTAGCTGATATGTGTTATAAGTCGGGAATTGAAGGGATTAGAAACATGAATAAAGAAATACTCAACAAGTAA
- a CDS encoding sigma-54-dependent transcriptional regulator, whose translation MDFKSNESIKRSDKVYKKLKELTESLNFNDFNSPLGYDALYIGKILNISRSNTSRELNKLLKSGKAIKIKGKPVLYLDRLYFKEKFSYRFTKSVFEDRKDFVNTLTSAGILNRESFQLSQNNHNKFINAKKINNKYSESILDNIIGAKSSLKEQISKAKAAILYPPNGLHTLIIGPTGVGKSTFAEMMYKFGVEAKVFKSNSPFVVFNCADYAQNPQLLMSQLFGHIKGAFTGADKEKRGLIEEADGGILFLDEIHRMPPEGQEMLFTLIDNGKYRRLGETENVRSVKVLIIAATTENPHSALLHTFLRRIPMVIQLPSLDKRTLIERFLFIYQFFYEEYERLNVPIKLENDALKAIMLYDCPGNIGQLKSDIKLICARAFLDYIIEEKEMVEVSLSTLPQNAKEGLLKIHNLRDEIVFKEISNNGDIVFSKNTVGVKDKLNINFLKSSYSADDDLYDFIMDNWEKFNRQGMPSEHIRENIENQIQLYYKNYLYPIEQNTDGVNRSVLFKFVDPYILTAVEYAFNAVRESFDGVITQKAIYLLSFHIKTMVERLKVGIAISHPDRESIARSYKSAYSAANVIKERLEEKLNMDIPEDETAFIAMFLQALQYGKNSSKIGILVMAHGNSTASSIAEVTNRLLGTDHVKALDMPLEEKPEVTLNKAINMIKEIDQGKGVLILVDMGLLRTFSDIITEKTGIKTRTIEMVSTPLVLEATRKALTPDMDIDKLVDEIISLHPLLSGDGDASNITSGTNNISFYEKNLKDLLAQALNFLNPDKVYPVLKGILNDILNEKDKKVEDEIWIKFLFHCACLIERGIRKDYLPNNDLDVIKSRKNGSFQLIKKHFEAVENLFGIEIPDSEYAYVAEMIDTYIDTLELRNMTHI comes from the coding sequence ATGGATTTCAAAAGTAACGAAAGCATAAAAAGAAGCGATAAAGTTTATAAAAAACTAAAGGAGTTGACGGAATCTTTAAACTTCAATGACTTTAACAGTCCTTTAGGATATGACGCTTTATATATAGGAAAGATACTAAACATCTCCAGAAGCAATACCAGCAGGGAACTTAACAAGCTATTAAAATCAGGAAAAGCGATAAAAATAAAAGGTAAGCCAGTTCTGTATTTAGATAGATTGTATTTTAAGGAAAAATTCAGTTACCGTTTTACAAAGTCTGTTTTTGAAGATAGAAAAGATTTTGTGAATACATTAACAAGCGCAGGAATACTGAACCGAGAATCATTTCAACTTAGTCAAAATAATCACAATAAATTTATTAATGCTAAAAAGATCAACAATAAATATTCTGAAAGCATACTTGATAATATCATCGGTGCCAAAAGCAGCTTAAAAGAACAAATTTCAAAAGCAAAAGCAGCCATATTGTATCCTCCAAATGGGCTTCATACGCTGATAATTGGCCCTACAGGGGTTGGGAAGTCCACATTTGCCGAAATGATGTACAAGTTTGGCGTAGAAGCTAAAGTTTTTAAAAGCAATTCTCCTTTTGTAGTGTTTAATTGTGCTGACTATGCTCAAAATCCACAATTGCTTATGTCTCAATTATTCGGACATATTAAAGGTGCTTTTACTGGAGCAGATAAAGAAAAAAGAGGCCTCATTGAAGAAGCTGATGGCGGTATATTGTTTTTAGACGAAATTCACCGCATGCCACCGGAAGGGCAGGAAATGCTATTCACGCTTATTGACAATGGGAAATACAGACGACTTGGTGAGACTGAAAATGTTAGAAGTGTAAAAGTTCTGATTATTGCAGCAACAACTGAAAATCCTCATTCGGCTTTGCTTCACACTTTCTTAAGGCGTATTCCGATGGTAATTCAATTGCCAAGTCTTGACAAAAGAACGTTGATTGAGCGCTTTTTATTCATATATCAGTTCTTTTATGAGGAATACGAAAGACTAAATGTACCTATTAAATTAGAAAATGATGCGTTAAAAGCAATAATGCTTTATGATTGTCCAGGCAATATTGGACAATTGAAAAGTGATATAAAGTTAATTTGTGCAAGAGCATTTTTGGATTATATAATTGAGGAAAAAGAGATGGTAGAGGTCTCGTTATCAACATTACCGCAAAATGCAAAAGAAGGCCTTTTGAAAATTCACAATTTGAGGGATGAGATTGTATTCAAGGAAATAAGCAATAATGGAGATATAGTATTTAGCAAAAACACCGTAGGCGTAAAAGATAAATTGAACATTAATTTTCTAAAAAGTTCCTACAGTGCAGATGATGATTTGTATGACTTCATAATGGATAACTGGGAAAAATTTAACAGACAAGGGATGCCATCAGAGCACATAAGGGAAAACATAGAAAATCAAATACAATTGTACTATAAAAATTATCTATATCCAATAGAACAGAATACTGACGGCGTAAACAGAAGTGTTTTGTTTAAGTTTGTTGATCCGTATATATTGACTGCTGTGGAATATGCTTTTAATGCCGTTCGTGAAAGCTTTGATGGAGTAATAACTCAGAAAGCAATTTATCTATTGTCATTTCACATAAAAACAATGGTTGAGAGGCTTAAAGTAGGAATTGCCATTTCGCATCCTGATAGAGAAAGTATAGCAAGAAGTTATAAATCCGCTTATAGTGCTGCAAATGTCATAAAAGAGAGGCTTGAAGAAAAATTGAATATGGACATTCCTGAAGATGAGACAGCTTTTATAGCGATGTTTTTGCAGGCGTTGCAGTATGGAAAGAATAGCAGCAAGATTGGTATATTAGTTATGGCACATGGAAATAGCACTGCCAGCAGTATTGCGGAAGTAACCAATAGACTTCTTGGCACTGATCATGTAAAGGCTTTGGATATGCCGTTGGAAGAAAAACCGGAGGTGACTCTTAATAAAGCTATCAATATGATAAAAGAGATTGATCAAGGTAAAGGTGTACTGATTCTTGTAGATATGGGGCTTCTTAGGACTTTTTCTGACATTATTACCGAAAAAACCGGTATAAAAACCAGGACTATTGAAATGGTCAGTACTCCATTAGTGCTTGAAGCTACAAGAAAGGCTTTGACTCCAGATATGGATATAGACAAGCTTGTAGATGAGATAATATCTTTGCATCCATTGTTAAGTGGTGATGGCGACGCAAGCAATATTACATCTGGTACCAACAATATTTCGTTTTACGAGAAAAATTTAAAAGACCTTTTAGCCCAGGCATTGAATTTTTTAAATCCTGATAAGGTTTATCCTGTATTAAAAGGAATTTTAAATGATATTCTCAATGAGAAGGATAAAAAAGTAGAGGACGAGATTTGGATAAAATTTTTATTTCACTGTGCTTGTTTGATAGAGAGGGGTATTAGAAAGGATTATTTGCCAAATAACGATTTAGATGTGATAAAAAGCCGCAAAAATGGTTCATTTCAATTGATAAAGAAGCATTTTGAGGCTGTGGAGAATCTCTTTGGAATAGAGATTCCAGATAGTGAGTATGCATATGTGGCTGAGATGATTGACACATATATTGACACACTTGAACTTAGGAACATGACACACATTTAA